From the Cyanobacterium sp. T60_A2020_053 genome, the window TGCTAATTTAACTGGTGCTGATTTAACTGGTGCTAATTTAACTGGTGCTGATTTAACTGGTGATAATTATTATATTCATGCTAATTCTAGGTCGCCGATTAAGTTTGATAAAAGCACTCGCTTAGACCCAAAATGGCAATTAGTTTTTGAGATTAACAATAGTTCACAAAAATCACAAAATTTTATGAAAGATTTAATTAATGCCGATTTAAGCGGTGCAGACTTAAGAAAGGCTTATTTGACACGTGTGGATTTAAGTAATGCCGATTTAAGCGGTGCAAATTTAAGTGAGGCTCATTTGACATCTGTAAATTTAAGTAATGCTGATTTAAGCGGTGCAAATTTAAGTGAAGCTCATTTGCAATATGCAGATTTAAGGTGGGCTAATTTGACAGGTGCAAACTTAAGTGAGGCTCATTTGACAAGTGTGGATTTAAAGTGGGCTAATTTGACCAATGTAAATTTAAAATTGGATAATCTAAGAGGTGTATATCGGAAGTGGGCTAATTTGACCAATACTAAAATAGAGTAGAGATTTTCTTAGATAAGTGATTATCTTAACTTGATATAAGTATGCAGATTTAACCGATGCTAATTGTGAGGGGATTATTACTGATAAAAACACAAAAAAAAATCCCTGAATAATAATACTTTGTGATAAGAGGTGCGATTTTGTTAAGTAAAAGATGATCGCACCCAAACAACAACTTACAATATTAAAGAGAAAATTGGCAATTAGCAAGACAAAATAAACCATTAGAAAATATCGAACCTTTGGAGTAAAATGTTAAAAGATATTATTGAAGTTAAACCATTAGAAAATTATCAACTTTACCTCAAATTTGAAGATAATAGAGAGGGCGTAATTAATGTTAGTAGTCTTATTGAATTTACAGGTATTTTTACCCCTTTAAAAGAATTAGATTATTTTCAAACAGTCAAATTAAACTCAGAATGGGGAACAATTTATTGGAATAATGGAGCAGATTTAGACCCAGATGTACTTTATTCCTTTATTACAAAACAAAATTTACCACAATTTTCTCACACAAAATTAATGGGTAATCTTCTTAATTAAATTAAAATTCATAAATAATTATTAGATAATAACAAAGTAAATATTATGACAATCAAAGCAACAGAAGAACAACTTAATAAGATTTTTAATTTAACAAATTATCAATTTACAATTCCATCTTATCAGCGTCCTTATGCGTGGACAAAAGATCAAGTTTTAGAATTAATTGATGACTTATGCGATGCCTTTCCTTATCCATTAGAAAGCAATCATCCCGATTATTTCTTCGGGAGTATTATCTTAATTAAAGAAGACGGTAAGCCTAATGCAGAAGTAATTGATGGACAACAAAGATTAACTACTTTGACACTTTTATTATCAGTATTTCGTCATTTATTACCAGAAAATCATCCGACTATTAGTAGAATTAATAGATTATTAGAAGATGAAAATGAGACAGGCACAGACACATTACACGGTTTGCAATTAAGAAGTCAAGATAACGATAAATTTTTTGCTCCATTTATTCGCACAGCAGGTGGACTAAAAAAATTATTAGAAAAAGATACTGGTTTAGAGACAGATAGTCAAACTTTATTAAGAGATAATGCTCAAGTTTTAGTTGAAGAATTAACCAAACGTTGTCCTCAAAATCTTTCTTTAGAATCGTGGATTTTACACCTATACACAAACCTTTTAAACAAGTGTTATTTAGTAGTGGTTTCTACAGATTCTTTTGATACAGCTTATCGTATTTTTTCCACTATTAATACTCGTGGTTTAGACTTGCAATTAAATGACGTTCTAAAATCTGATATTATTGGCAAAATTCAAGGAGAAAAAGATAAAGAAAAATATACTAAAATTTGGGATCAAGAAGAAAGTGATTTAGGAAGAAAAGATTTTGAAGCCTTATTTTCTCATATTCATCGTATAAAATTAAGGGAAAAACAAAAGCTAGGTTTACTAACTGAATACCGTAAAAAAATTAAACCTCAAGATAATCCGATCGAGTTTATTGATAAAGTTTTAAAACTTTGTTCTGATCAATTTGAAGTTATTAGAGATCAAAAATTTACCTGTGATAATAAGGAAGAACAAAAAGAAGTTAATCGTCTCTTTGGGTGGTTAAATTTAATTGATAATTCTGATTGGTTGCCTCCAGCAATTTATTTTTTAGTTAAACATGATGATAGAGCATCGGACATCAAAAACTTTTTTATTAATTTAGAAAGATTAGCGGCAGGTTTAATGATTTTTCGGGCTGATATTAATGAAAGAGGAAGAAGATATGCCAAAATTTTAAATGCCATTGATGAAAGTGCGCAAAAAGCTATTACAGTTACTAAAGAATTATTATCTCCTGAAGAACAAAATCAAATTATTGAGATTCTTGATGGCAATTTATATTTACAAACTCGTAGCCGTTTATATGTGTTAAAAAGATTAGATTCTCTCCTTGCTGAAGGTGGTTTAAGTTATAGTTTTGATGAAAAAGTAGTTACTATTGAACACGTTTTACCGCAAAATCCAAAACCTGATAGTGAGTGGTGTCAAATTTGGCAAGATGAAGCAAGAGAAAAATGGGTACATCGTTTAGGTAATTTAGTTTTACTTTCTCGTAAGAAAAATTCTCAAGCTCAAAATTATGATTTTGAGGAGAAAAAAGAGAAGTATTTTGACAAAGGTAATCCCACTATTTTCCCTATAACTGTTAATGTGATTCGCCAAACTAAGAAAAAAACACAACAAACTAATTGGAATGAGCAAATAGTTGAATACCATCAACAAGAATATTTAGAAATGTTACTCAATGTTTGGAATTTAGAACAATCAATTATTCCTACATCAGTTATTGAACCAAAAAAACAAAAAACGACAAAGAAAGACTTAATAGAAAGTCCCGATTTCTATGTTAATTTTCTTGAGGGCGATCGCGCTTGGGAAGACTGGCAAAAATACGGTTATATTTCTGGAGGTGATGGTAAATGGTATAGTCAAACTCTCAAAAATTTATCTCAGGGCGATCGAATCTTTGTCAATTATTGTGGTAGTGGCTATGTAGGTGTAGGGATTACAGAAAAAACCGTTGTACCCGTCAAAGATTTTTACATAGAAATCAATGGAGAAAAAGTACCTATTGGGGAAGCACCAATACAATCAAAAAACATAGATCATGATCGAGATGATTTGGATTTATGCGAGTATTTTGTCAAGGTTAAATGGTTAAAAACATTACCTAAAAATGAAGCCTATTGGGAAAAAGGAATGTTTGCCATTCAGCATACCTGTTGTCGCTTACGTCATCAAGAAACACGGGAGAAGTTATATAAACATTTCGGCATCGATGAGAATGTATCAATAACTTAATCACTTAACTGATTCGGAATATGAAGAAGTTGCAGAATTGGTGGGGGAAAAACTGTAAGAGTTTGATTAATATGAATTTGAAGGGCGCTGGTTATGGTGGAGGGCGCTGGTTTTAAGTGGGAGGGCGCACGATTGGGGGGGAGGGCGCACGATTGGGGGGGAGGGCGCTGCTTAAATCAATTAGGGATAGTGGGTTAAACTATCAACAGATATGGACTATTTCAATTAGTAATTAACATGAATCAAATTATAGAAGTTAATATTGCTGATATTTTGGCTCGTCTTGAGTCAAAAATGGATAGGTTTGATCAAAAAATAGATCAGGTTGAACAACGGCTAGAAGCAAAACTTAATAAGTTGGATGAGAGTATCGATCATCTTGACCAAAAATTTGAGGTTAAATTGGACAAGTTATCCAATGAGGTTAATCAAGTTAAGGTAGATATAGCGAAAGTTGATGAAAAAGTAACGGGAGTAGGGAAAAGGCTTGATAATCTTGAGTTTATCGCTAGAACTGTTGGGGCGGGTATTGTTGTTGCTTTACTTTTGGCATTAGCTCGTTATCTTTTCCCTGATGTTAGTTTGTAATGGTTTAGGCGGTGGGCGCACGATTGGGGTGAAGGGCGCTGGTTAGGGTGGAGTGCGCTGGTTGTGATGAAGGTTCGATCGAATTGCTAAACTAAAATAATACTAATAATAGAGTGCAACTTATGGAAAAATTGCGCATAAATAATAACCAAGAAGATTTAATTGAATTAATCAAATCAGTAAACGAAGAAAATAAAATCTATGAATTAGAAGGGGTTAATGCTTCGGCGGTGTTAATCTCTCAAAAAGATTATGAAAGTTTACAAGAAACGATCGAGCTATTATCAATTTCAGGACTAAGAGAAAGTTTACAACTTTCCCTTCAACAAATATCTGACCATGAAACTTATTCTTTAGATGATGTATTAGGAGATATTCATTGATGGTTTATCAAATAAGATTTACCAAAGAAGCCAAAAAAGATGTAACTCAACTTACCCAAAAACAGAAAGAAAAACTCAAAAAAATTATTGAAGAAAAAATCAGCGTTAGCCCTTATGATGGCAAAAAACTCGTAGGGGATTTGACGGGATTTTACTCTATACGTTTAAGTTACAAAGATAGAATTCTTTATACCACTGATGAGTCTCAAAAAATAATCTATATTCATCGTACAAAAACTCATTATGGAGATTAATAAACTTCTCCTGTAGTGTGAAGAATATCTCACGATTGGGGTGAAGGGCGCTGATAATTCCAAGAAACGGTTAAAATAAAATAGCCATCAAGCATTCACAATTATTAATTATGGAAAATGTCGAATACTTAATCGATATAGACGGGAATAAAAAAGCCGTAGTTATTC encodes:
- a CDS encoding prevent-host-death protein, encoding MEKLRINNNQEDLIELIKSVNEENKIYELEGVNASAVLISQKDYESLQETIELLSISGLRESLQLSLQQISDHETYSLDDVLGDIH
- a CDS encoding pentapeptide repeat-containing protein; protein product: MSERIPVNFLQEGNMKEWKKWLYEWNELRSKYSKYFEENHEDSNNLDLQDLAYPSLTLRLSDLKDINLRSAYFTDADLRGANFTDADLRGANLTGADLTGANLTGADLTGDNYYIHANSRSPIKFDKSTRLDPKWQLVFEINNSSQKSQNFMKDLINADLSGADLRKAYLTRVDLSNADLSGANLSEAHLTSVNLSNADLSGANLSEAHLQYADLRWANLTGANLSEAHLTSVDLKWANLTNVNLKLDNLRGVYRKWANLTNTKIE
- a CDS encoding type II toxin-antitoxin system mRNA interferase toxin, RelE/StbE family, which gives rise to MVYQIRFTKEAKKDVTQLTQKQKEKLKKIIEEKISVSPYDGKKLVGDLTGFYSIRLSYKDRILYTTDESQKIIYIHRTKTHYGD
- a CDS encoding DUF2442 domain-containing protein, with product MLKDIIEVKPLENYQLYLKFEDNREGVINVSSLIEFTGIFTPLKELDYFQTVKLNSEWGTIYWNNGADLDPDVLYSFITKQNLPQFSHTKLMGNLLN
- a CDS encoding DUF262 domain-containing protein — encoded protein: MTIKATEEQLNKIFNLTNYQFTIPSYQRPYAWTKDQVLELIDDLCDAFPYPLESNHPDYFFGSIILIKEDGKPNAEVIDGQQRLTTLTLLLSVFRHLLPENHPTISRINRLLEDENETGTDTLHGLQLRSQDNDKFFAPFIRTAGGLKKLLEKDTGLETDSQTLLRDNAQVLVEELTKRCPQNLSLESWILHLYTNLLNKCYLVVVSTDSFDTAYRIFSTINTRGLDLQLNDVLKSDIIGKIQGEKDKEKYTKIWDQEESDLGRKDFEALFSHIHRIKLREKQKLGLLTEYRKKIKPQDNPIEFIDKVLKLCSDQFEVIRDQKFTCDNKEEQKEVNRLFGWLNLIDNSDWLPPAIYFLVKHDDRASDIKNFFINLERLAAGLMIFRADINERGRRYAKILNAIDESAQKAITVTKELLSPEEQNQIIEILDGNLYLQTRSRLYVLKRLDSLLAEGGLSYSFDEKVVTIEHVLPQNPKPDSEWCQIWQDEAREKWVHRLGNLVLLSRKKNSQAQNYDFEEKKEKYFDKGNPTIFPITVNVIRQTKKKTQQTNWNEQIVEYHQQEYLEMLLNVWNLEQSIIPTSVIEPKKQKTTKKDLIESPDFYVNFLEGDRAWEDWQKYGYISGGDGKWYSQTLKNLSQGDRIFVNYCGSGYVGVGITEKTVVPVKDFYIEINGEKVPIGEAPIQSKNIDHDRDDLDLCEYFVKVKWLKTLPKNEAYWEKGMFAIQHTCCRLRHQETREKLYKHFGIDENVSIT
- a CDS encoding DUF4164 family protein, whose product is MNQIIEVNIADILARLESKMDRFDQKIDQVEQRLEAKLNKLDESIDHLDQKFEVKLDKLSNEVNQVKVDIAKVDEKVTGVGKRLDNLEFIARTVGAGIVVALLLALARYLFPDVSL